In Tubulanus polymorphus chromosome 8, tnTubPoly1.2, whole genome shotgun sequence, one genomic interval encodes:
- the LOC141909810 gene encoding uncharacterized protein LOC141909810 produces the protein MKMKWFYLAVVVVACLVSVDEVHSLGCETREETLDGVPVKYRVCGENCPVFSSENELCTPHHYEEDGKEYFKVNEGAGERVCQCPQNYICTRRIIELQEKFVCHPEAAAVYEDRMALDD, from the exons atgaagatgaagtGGTTTTATTTAGCTGTCGTTGTTGTCGCTTGTTTGGTTTCAGTAGACGAAGTTCATTCTTTAGGATGCGAAACGAGAGAAGAGACCCTCGACGGTGTTCCGGTGAAATATAGG GTATGCGGAGAGAATTGCCCGGTGTTTTCAAGTGAAAACGAACTTTGTACCCCTCATCATTACGAGGAAGACGGTAAAGAGtatttcaaagtaaacgaAGGTGCCGGCGAGCGAGTTTGTCAATGCCCTCAGAACTATATCTGTACG aggCGGATTATAGAACTACAGGAGAAGTTCGTGTGTCATCCAGAGGCAGCAGCAGTTTACGAAGATAGAATGGCACTAGATGATTAA